The following proteins are encoded in a genomic region of Streptomyces lunaelactis:
- a CDS encoding GNAT family N-acetyltransferase gives MTEIQTPRLLLRRWHDDDLVPMAEINADPQVMEWIGDGSVQDLDQTAEAIERWEEEWDDEGFGLFAVELLASGELIGFVGLSVPEFLPEVLPAVEIGWRLGRQFWGQGYASEAAAATLEFALQDRGLDRVISIARTGHEASENVMHKLGMELERQTTHPRYGSLLSVYAIDLTEYEA, from the coding sequence ATGACCGAGATCCAGACTCCCCGACTCCTCCTCCGCCGCTGGCACGACGACGACCTTGTACCGATGGCCGAGATCAACGCGGACCCGCAGGTCATGGAGTGGATCGGTGACGGCTCGGTGCAGGACCTCGACCAGACGGCCGAGGCCATCGAGCGGTGGGAGGAGGAGTGGGACGACGAGGGCTTCGGCCTGTTCGCCGTCGAGCTGCTCGCCTCGGGCGAACTGATCGGCTTCGTGGGCCTGTCCGTCCCCGAGTTCCTGCCGGAGGTGCTGCCCGCGGTGGAGATCGGCTGGCGGCTCGGCCGGCAGTTCTGGGGCCAGGGGTACGCGTCCGAAGCCGCCGCCGCCACACTGGAGTTCGCGCTCCAGGACCGTGGCCTGGACCGCGTGATCAGCATCGCGCGAACCGGCCACGAGGCGTCCGAGAACGTGATGCACAAGCTGGGCATGGAGCTGGAGCGGCAGACGACGCACCCGCGGTACGGCTCCCTGCTGAGCGTCTACGCGATCGACCTCACGGAGTACGAGGCCTGA
- a CDS encoding DUF1996 domain-containing protein, whose translation MGRNRKRSTLANRAIVASAALILGGGGLVAVNTYASAGEGWSWSGQQNEQTQNQTKGAGQNVSTIDCPEVANDLPDVPEQARPEVDRELAAMDSQITDAYQKFADQKEQIEQDPQLANNAILNPLKDKRLASIDRISVSIGRAGQQPKGLDSLAPCALRPDDNVNAGEGDNGGDGQGDGQDGNGQDGGQDDGQGDGQDDGQNGGQDDGQGNDQRGQGGNGPEAADFVDIQSVEPNVQQPQQRRGGSRGSFATACGTNENGKFNPDNVIVAPGVSNGAHHMHDYVGNQANDAFASDDDLANGDTTCQNEGDKSTYYWPVLRLQNGQAENDANADGGGKDQNVGEIQTPSEVTLNFVGNPRSKVTAMPRFLRIITGDAKALTNGDANANASWSCTGFEDRQLKDKYPICPEGSQVVRSFKFQSCWDGQNTDSANHRTHVAFADGNGNCGNGFQAIPQLVQRIVYDVPPGPGFAVDSFPEQLHKPVTDHGDFINVFDENLMNQVVNCINGGKKCT comes from the coding sequence ATGGGACGCAACAGAAAACGCTCGACGCTGGCGAACCGGGCGATAGTCGCCTCGGCCGCATTGATCCTGGGCGGGGGTGGACTGGTCGCGGTCAATACGTATGCCTCCGCAGGCGAAGGCTGGTCCTGGTCCGGCCAGCAGAACGAGCAGACGCAGAATCAGACAAAGGGCGCGGGACAGAACGTGTCCACCATCGACTGCCCCGAGGTCGCGAACGATCTGCCCGACGTCCCCGAACAGGCACGTCCGGAAGTCGACCGGGAACTGGCGGCGATGGACAGCCAGATCACCGACGCGTACCAGAAGTTCGCGGATCAGAAGGAGCAGATCGAACAGGATCCCCAACTGGCCAATAACGCCATTCTGAATCCGCTGAAGGACAAGCGGCTGGCGAGCATCGACCGTATTTCCGTGTCCATCGGCCGGGCCGGCCAGCAGCCGAAGGGGCTTGATTCCCTCGCCCCCTGCGCTCTGCGCCCCGACGACAACGTCAACGCCGGCGAAGGTGACAACGGCGGCGACGGACAAGGAGACGGACAGGACGGCAACGGCCAGGACGGCGGTCAGGATGACGGCCAGGGTGATGGTCAGGATGATGGCCAGAATGGCGGTCAGGACGACGGTCAGGGCAATGACCAGCGCGGGCAGGGCGGAAATGGGCCCGAAGCAGCCGACTTCGTCGACATCCAGTCCGTCGAGCCCAACGTCCAGCAGCCCCAGCAGCGCCGGGGCGGCTCCAGGGGATCGTTCGCCACGGCGTGCGGAACGAACGAGAACGGAAAGTTCAATCCGGACAATGTCATCGTCGCGCCCGGTGTGAGCAATGGCGCGCACCATATGCACGATTACGTCGGCAACCAGGCGAATGACGCATTCGCCAGCGACGACGATCTCGCGAACGGTGACACCACCTGCCAGAACGAGGGCGACAAGTCGACCTATTACTGGCCCGTCCTGCGACTGCAGAACGGACAGGCCGAGAACGACGCCAATGCGGACGGCGGTGGCAAGGACCAGAACGTCGGAGAGATCCAGACTCCGTCCGAGGTCACGCTGAATTTCGTCGGCAATCCGCGGAGCAAGGTCACCGCCATGCCCCGATTCCTGCGGATCATCACCGGTGACGCCAAGGCATTGACCAACGGCGACGCGAACGCCAATGCCTCCTGGAGCTGCACCGGATTCGAGGACCGTCAGCTGAAGGACAAGTACCCGATCTGCCCCGAGGGCAGCCAGGTGGTACGCAGTTTCAAGTTCCAGAGCTGCTGGGACGGCCAGAACACCGACAGTGCGAATCACCGCACCCATGTGGCGTTCGCCGACGGCAACGGCAACTGCGGAAACGGATTCCAGGCGATCCCGCAGCTGGTGCAGCGGATCGTGTACGACGTACCGCCGGGCCCCGGCTTCGCGGTCGACTCCTTCCCGGAGCAGCTGCACAAGCCGGTCACCGACCACGGTGACTTCATCAACGTCTTCGACGAGAACCTGATGAACCAGGTGGTGAACTGCATCAACGGCGGCAAGAAGTGCACCTGA
- a CDS encoding PepSY-associated TM helix domain-containing protein produces the protein MAIDDAPSQSTESTQSPERADETRSGSTWSSLRPLVLRLHFYAGLLIAPLLLIAATSGLLYALSFQAEKIIYSHELEVPVGDRTLPLGAQVEAARKARPDGTVTAVWPSSEDGATTRVLMTTPEVEEGKSLAVFVDPYTSEIRGELPSYGSSGALPLRTWLDGLHRDLHLGDLGRNYSEMAASWLWIVALGGLALWLGRRRGTKRALVVPERGPKGRRRTLSWHGSVGLWAVTGLVMLSATGLTWSRYAGENFGAVQDQLGGATPTVSAALEAGSGTGDGHEGHAGTGGGAHQGADVGIDKAVESARAAGIDTKIGVTLPAEGSGYVIKERDAQFPVHLDSAAVDPSNGKVIDELRFADYPLLAKLTRFGIDAHMGVFLGLVNQLALAALTFALILLILWGYRMWWLRRPTKERKLSAGRPMPRGAWRKVPLPALLPLAAVTVLAGWFVPMLGISLLVFLAVDLTLGAVARIRARA, from the coding sequence ATGGCCATTGACGACGCCCCGTCCCAGAGCACCGAGAGCACCCAGAGCCCCGAGAGAGCCGACGAGACCAGGTCCGGATCGACCTGGAGCTCCCTGCGGCCCCTCGTACTCCGGCTCCACTTCTACGCCGGCCTGCTGATCGCCCCGCTGCTCCTCATCGCCGCCACCAGCGGACTGCTCTACGCGCTCTCCTTCCAGGCCGAGAAGATCATCTACAGCCATGAGCTGGAGGTCCCGGTCGGCGACCGCACCCTCCCGCTCGGCGCCCAGGTCGAGGCCGCCCGCAAGGCCCGCCCCGACGGCACCGTGACCGCCGTCTGGCCCTCGTCCGAGGACGGCGCGACCACCCGCGTACTGATGACCACCCCCGAGGTCGAGGAGGGCAAGTCCCTCGCTGTCTTCGTCGATCCGTACACCTCCGAGATACGCGGCGAGCTGCCCTCCTACGGCAGCTCCGGCGCCCTCCCGCTGCGCACCTGGCTCGACGGACTCCACCGCGATCTGCACCTGGGTGACCTCGGCCGCAACTACAGTGAAATGGCCGCCAGTTGGCTCTGGATCGTCGCCCTCGGCGGTCTCGCGCTCTGGCTCGGACGCAGGCGCGGCACCAAGCGCGCCCTCGTCGTCCCCGAGCGCGGGCCCAAGGGCCGCCGCAGGACGCTCTCCTGGCACGGCTCCGTCGGCCTGTGGGCCGTGACCGGACTGGTCATGCTCTCCGCCACCGGACTGACCTGGTCGCGGTACGCGGGCGAGAACTTCGGCGCGGTCCAGGACCAGCTCGGCGGCGCCACGCCCACCGTCTCCGCGGCTCTCGAAGCGGGCAGCGGCACGGGCGACGGACACGAGGGGCACGCCGGCACCGGCGGCGGCGCCCATCAGGGCGCCGACGTCGGCATCGACAAGGCCGTCGAGTCCGCGCGCGCCGCCGGCATCGACACGAAGATCGGCGTGACCCTCCCGGCCGAGGGCAGCGGCTATGTGATCAAGGAGCGGGACGCCCAGTTCCCCGTCCACCTCGACTCGGCCGCCGTCGACCCGTCCAACGGCAAGGTCATCGACGAACTGCGGTTCGCCGACTACCCGCTGCTCGCCAAGCTGACCCGCTTCGGCATCGACGCCCACATGGGCGTCTTCCTCGGCCTCGTCAACCAGCTGGCCCTGGCCGCACTCACCTTCGCCCTCATCCTCCTGATCCTGTGGGGCTACCGGATGTGGTGGCTGCGCAGGCCGACGAAGGAGCGGAAGCTGAGCGCGGGCAGGCCGATGCCGCGTGGCGCCTGGCGCAAGGTGCCGCTGCCCGCCCTGCTGCCGCTGGCCGCGGTCACGGTCCTGGCGGGCTGGTTCGTACCGATGCTGGGCATCAGCCTGCTGGTGTTCCTGGCGGTCGACCTGACGCTGGGCGCCGTGGCCCGGATCCGCGCGCGGGCGTAG
- the glnII gene encoding glutamine synthetase, translating to MTFKAEYIWIDGTEPTAKLRSKTKILTDGAELPIWGFDGSSTNQAEGHASDRVLKPVFSCPDPIRGGDDVLVMCEVLNTDMTPHESNTRAALAEVAEKFAAQEPIFGIEQEYTFFKGSRPLGFPESGFPAAQGGYYCGVGADEIFGRDVVEAHLENCLTAGLGISGINAEVMPGQWEFQVGPLAPLVVSDQLWVARWLLYRTAEDFGVSATLDPKPVKGDWNGAGAHTNFSTKAMREGYDAIITAAESLGEGSKPLDHVKNYGAGIDDRLTGLHETAPWNEYSYGVSDRGASVRIPWQVEQDGKGYIEDRRPNANVDPYVVTRLLVDTCCTALEKAGQV from the coding sequence GTGACCTTCAAGGCTGAGTACATCTGGATCGACGGCACCGAGCCGACCGCCAAACTTCGCTCGAAGACGAAGATCCTGACGGACGGCGCCGAGCTGCCCATCTGGGGCTTCGACGGGTCCAGCACCAATCAGGCCGAGGGCCACGCGTCCGACCGCGTGCTCAAGCCGGTCTTCTCCTGTCCGGACCCGATCCGCGGTGGCGACGACGTCCTGGTGATGTGCGAGGTCCTCAACACGGACATGACGCCGCACGAGTCCAACACGCGTGCCGCGCTCGCCGAGGTCGCCGAGAAGTTCGCCGCACAGGAGCCGATCTTCGGCATCGAGCAGGAGTACACCTTCTTCAAGGGCTCCCGCCCGCTGGGCTTCCCCGAGAGCGGCTTCCCGGCCGCGCAGGGCGGCTACTACTGCGGTGTCGGCGCCGACGAGATCTTCGGCCGTGACGTCGTCGAGGCGCACCTGGAGAACTGCCTCACGGCGGGCCTGGGCATCTCCGGCATCAACGCCGAGGTCATGCCGGGCCAGTGGGAGTTCCAGGTCGGACCGCTCGCGCCGCTGGTGGTCTCCGACCAGCTGTGGGTCGCGCGCTGGCTGCTCTACCGCACCGCCGAGGACTTCGGGGTCTCCGCGACGCTCGACCCGAAGCCGGTGAAGGGCGACTGGAACGGCGCGGGCGCGCACACCAACTTCTCGACCAAGGCGATGCGCGAGGGCTACGACGCGATCATCACCGCCGCGGAGTCGCTGGGTGAGGGCTCCAAGCCGCTCGACCACGTCAAGAACTACGGCGCGGGCATCGACGACCGCCTCACCGGTCTGCACGAGACCGCCCCGTGGAACGAGTACAGCTACGGCGTCTCGGACCGTGGCGCCTCGGTCCGTATCCCGTGGCAGGTCGAGCAGGACGGCAAGGGCTACATCGAGGACCGCCGCCCGAACGCCAACGTCGACCCGTATGTGGTGACCCGGCTGCTCGTCGACACGTGCTGCACCGCGCTGGAGAAGGCCGGCCAGGTCTGA
- a CDS encoding sensor histidine kinase: MKTTKARDAVVAGAQGLALALMALVGSITAFVLAVVSIALIPIGVGVLTTPAVLHLVRAHANQRRLLAAQWSAVRIPVPYRPFPSDMRTGITGQVERCTLMLKDPATWRDMQWLLVDMTAGAIVAILPPALILEGIFGLLLLAGLWQPIVEADGTYWYSFIPVDGWGTAGLAALLGVVWIKVALYGNQFLIRTHFRLAGSVLAPNREVELEQRIGRLTETRHDALDTSAAELRRIERDLHDGAQARLVAMGMNLGTIEALIEKDPAQAKELISKARESSAEALTELRDLVRGIHPPVLAERGLGDAVKALALRLPVRTEVEVELPGRVEAPVESAAYFAVSEALTNAVKHSGADRLWVDVTYADGSLRIAVTDNGKGGAMIGTGSGLSGIERRLGTFDGVLAVSSPAGGPTMVTMEIPCALS; encoded by the coding sequence ATGAAGACGACGAAGGCACGCGATGCGGTGGTGGCCGGCGCACAGGGACTCGCGCTGGCGCTGATGGCGCTGGTCGGGTCGATCACAGCCTTCGTCCTGGCGGTGGTCTCCATCGCCCTCATCCCGATCGGTGTGGGTGTCCTCACCACACCCGCCGTACTGCACCTGGTGCGGGCACACGCCAACCAGCGGCGGCTGCTGGCGGCCCAGTGGTCGGCCGTACGTATTCCGGTGCCGTACCGCCCCTTCCCCTCAGACATGCGCACCGGCATCACCGGGCAGGTCGAGCGGTGCACGCTGATGCTGAAGGATCCGGCGACCTGGCGCGACATGCAGTGGCTGCTGGTGGACATGACCGCGGGGGCGATCGTGGCGATCCTCCCGCCGGCGCTGATCCTGGAGGGCATCTTCGGACTGCTGCTCCTCGCCGGTCTGTGGCAGCCGATCGTCGAGGCGGACGGCACGTACTGGTATTCCTTCATACCGGTCGACGGATGGGGCACGGCCGGTCTTGCCGCGCTGCTCGGAGTCGTCTGGATAAAGGTCGCGCTGTACGGCAACCAGTTCCTGATACGGACCCACTTCCGGCTGGCCGGCTCCGTACTCGCCCCGAACCGCGAGGTGGAGCTGGAGCAGCGCATCGGCCGGCTCACCGAGACCCGGCACGACGCCCTGGACACCTCGGCCGCCGAACTTCGCCGTATCGAGCGGGATCTGCACGACGGGGCGCAGGCCCGGCTCGTCGCCATGGGCATGAACCTGGGCACCATCGAGGCGCTCATCGAGAAGGACCCGGCACAGGCCAAGGAGCTCATCTCCAAGGCCCGGGAGTCCTCCGCCGAGGCGCTGACGGAGCTGCGCGACCTGGTCCGCGGCATCCACCCGCCGGTCCTGGCGGAGCGCGGCCTAGGCGACGCGGTCAAGGCCCTGGCGCTGCGGCTGCCGGTCAGGACCGAGGTGGAGGTGGAGCTTCCCGGCCGCGTCGAGGCCCCGGTCGAATCGGCGGCGTACTTCGCGGTCAGCGAGGCACTCACCAACGCGGTCAAGCACTCCGGCGCGGACCGGCTCTGGGTAGACGTGACGTACGCGGACGGCTCTCTGCGTATCGCGGTCACGGACAACGGCAAGGGCGGCGCCATGATCGGAACCGGCTCCGGCCTGAGCGGCATCGAACGCCGACTCGGTACATTCGACGGCGTCCTGGCCGTCAGCAGCCCCGCGGGCGGTCCCACCATGGTCACCATGGAGATCCCTTGCGCGTTGTCCTAG
- a CDS encoding winged helix-turn-helix domain-containing protein yields the protein MANSRSSSAVSATARPTAARHRLRAVDLDEVVAPPRGFVEVADFLPPGATWLPAPQHTLPALPGRPPMVGYLVLVPADQQPDGRSNQRSGPQSGPLPDPQPDHGDGPVRIDPEQRTALVDGQALDLTYLEFELLAHLVAHPHRVHTRDQLVTTVWGYGHVGDGRTVDVHVARLRRKLGAEHRRTIQTVRRVGYKYAP from the coding sequence ATGGCGAACTCCCGTTCCTCCTCCGCCGTCTCCGCGACCGCCCGGCCGACCGCCGCACGGCACCGACTCCGAGCCGTCGACCTCGACGAGGTCGTCGCGCCGCCGCGCGGCTTCGTGGAGGTGGCCGACTTCCTTCCGCCGGGGGCCACCTGGCTGCCCGCGCCCCAGCACACCCTGCCCGCCCTGCCGGGCCGGCCGCCGATGGTCGGCTACCTCGTGCTCGTACCGGCCGATCAGCAGCCGGACGGGCGGTCGAACCAGCGGTCCGGGCCGCAGTCGGGCCCGCTGCCCGACCCGCAGCCGGACCACGGTGACGGTCCGGTGCGGATCGACCCGGAGCAGCGCACCGCCCTGGTCGACGGGCAGGCGCTGGATCTGACGTATCTCGAGTTCGAGCTGCTCGCGCATCTGGTGGCGCATCCGCACCGGGTGCACACGCGCGACCAGTTGGTGACCACCGTGTGGGGCTACGGGCATGTGGGCGACGGCCGGACCGTCGATGTCCATGTCGCCCGGCTGCGCCGCAAGCTGGGCGCCGAGCACCGCCGCACGATCCAGACCGTACGGCGGGTCGGCTACAAGTACGCGCCCTGA
- a CDS encoding NAD-dependent epimerase/dehydratase family protein, with protein MRLLILGGTEFVGRAVVESALARGWEVTVFHRGRHEAPAGVTELLGDRTAPDGLAALAEGTWDVIVDTWSAAPSAVRDAARLLAGRAGRYVYVSSCSVYAWPRAVGYDETGPVVAGSPDAGDVPYAEAKRGGELAVLDAIGEARSLLVRAGLIIGPWENIGRLPWWLGRAARGGPMLAPGPRDTPLQYIDVRDLAEWMVEAAERGLSGPYNLVSEQGHTTMGELLELCARVTGSAAELRWTAAERVLAAGIEPWTELPIWVPRAELPELHNEVYGLSAAKALGAGLSCRGVGETVTDTWAWLRSIGGVAPRRGDRPGVGLDPAVEAKVLAG; from the coding sequence ATGAGACTTCTGATTCTGGGGGGCACGGAGTTCGTGGGCCGTGCGGTGGTCGAGTCGGCCCTCGCGCGCGGCTGGGAGGTCACGGTGTTCCACCGCGGCCGCCACGAAGCACCGGCGGGTGTCACTGAACTGCTCGGCGACCGCACCGCGCCTGACGGCCTCGCGGCGCTGGCCGAGGGTACGTGGGACGTGATCGTCGACACCTGGTCGGCCGCGCCGTCGGCCGTACGGGATGCGGCCCGGCTGCTGGCGGGGCGGGCCGGTCGCTATGTCTACGTATCGAGCTGCTCGGTGTACGCCTGGCCGCGGGCGGTCGGCTACGACGAGACCGGCCCGGTGGTGGCAGGCTCGCCCGACGCGGGCGACGTCCCGTACGCGGAGGCCAAGCGGGGCGGGGAGCTGGCCGTGCTGGACGCCATCGGCGAGGCCCGCTCGCTGCTGGTGCGCGCGGGGCTGATCATCGGCCCGTGGGAGAACATCGGCCGGCTGCCGTGGTGGCTGGGGCGGGCGGCCCGGGGCGGCCCGATGCTGGCGCCTGGCCCGCGGGACACCCCGCTGCAGTACATCGATGTGCGCGACCTCGCGGAGTGGATGGTGGAGGCGGCGGAACGGGGTCTGAGCGGCCCGTACAACCTGGTGAGCGAGCAGGGCCACACGACGATGGGCGAGCTGCTGGAGCTGTGCGCGCGGGTCACAGGCTCCGCCGCAGAGCTGCGCTGGACGGCCGCGGAGAGGGTCCTGGCGGCGGGCATCGAGCCGTGGACGGAGCTCCCGATCTGGGTCCCGCGGGCGGAGCTGCCGGAGCTGCACAACGAGGTGTACGGCCTGAGTGCGGCGAAGGCGCTTGGGGCGGGGCTGAGTTGCCGGGGGGTCGGGGAGACGGTGACGGATACGTGGGCGTGGCTGCGGTCGATCGGAGGGGTGGCGCCGCGGCGGGGGGACCGGCCGGGTGTGGGGCTGGACCCGGCGGTCGAAGCGAAGGTCCTGGCGGGGTGA
- a CDS encoding MMPL family transporter produces MRRNLAARMGVWSAHHRRTAIIGWLLFVVLATAAGGASGMVEMSASEQGTGDSARAQKILDDARLDQPAGELVLVSSGTAGGWKAAAAELSEAIGKTGEAQKIEPPLASQNGREALIRFQIKGDSKTAADRVQPVLDAVRDTGKAQQGVEIHQFGQASSEKWLGDLLSEDFQRAEFTAVPLALGILLVAFGAVVAALLPVGLALTACMAAFGLLSLASHQLHLFQTTYSVMFLMGLAVGVDYCLFYLRRERDERAAGHDAETALRIAAATSGRAVLVSGVTVMLAMAGMFLSGLMLFKGFALATIIVVFIAMLGSVTVLPALLAWLGDRIDAGRIPFLNRRGKKGAHESGAVAGAVLRPVLAKPKLFAFGAVAVLLVLAAPALGMKTESLGMEKQFGSDASLSVAYKKVTEAFPGGPEPARVVVKADDIDSERMRGALARFDPSDVTVHRAKNVAEIEVVLAGNGNDSASKDALADLRDKRVPAAFGGTGAQVFVGGELAESVDFNDQLKRGIVPVFAFITAVTFLLMLFCFRSYVIAVTSILLNLLSVAAAYGVMVAVFQHGWGASALGTEAVGAIEGWMPLFVLVVLFGLSMDYHVFVVSRIREARDRGTDTRAAINEGIRRTAGAVTGAAAIMVAVFAVFGTLSMQDMQQMGVGLAAAVLLDATIVRMVLLPSVMALLGERNWRTPRGLGWLPRMDHGEAEVPAPGNLSPSGV; encoded by the coding sequence ATGAGGCGTAACCTCGCGGCACGTATGGGTGTGTGGAGCGCACACCATCGCAGAACGGCGATCATCGGCTGGCTTCTCTTCGTCGTCCTGGCGACGGCGGCCGGCGGTGCATCCGGGATGGTCGAGATGTCCGCGTCCGAGCAGGGCACGGGCGACTCCGCGCGGGCCCAGAAGATTCTCGACGACGCGCGCCTCGATCAGCCCGCCGGCGAGCTCGTCCTGGTCAGCAGCGGGACGGCGGGCGGCTGGAAGGCCGCCGCGGCAGAGCTGAGCGAGGCGATCGGGAAGACGGGCGAGGCGCAGAAGATCGAGCCGCCGCTCGCTTCCCAGAACGGCAGGGAGGCGCTGATCCGCTTCCAGATCAAGGGCGACTCGAAGACGGCGGCGGACCGGGTGCAGCCCGTGCTCGACGCCGTACGGGACACGGGCAAGGCCCAACAGGGCGTCGAGATCCATCAGTTCGGGCAGGCCAGCTCGGAGAAGTGGCTCGGCGATCTGCTCTCCGAGGACTTCCAGCGGGCCGAGTTCACCGCCGTACCGCTGGCGCTCGGCATTCTGCTGGTCGCCTTCGGGGCCGTGGTCGCGGCGCTGCTGCCGGTCGGTCTCGCGCTGACCGCGTGCATGGCCGCCTTCGGGCTGCTGTCGCTCGCCAGCCACCAGCTGCACCTCTTCCAGACGACGTACTCCGTGATGTTCCTGATGGGGCTCGCGGTCGGCGTGGACTACTGCCTGTTCTATCTGCGGCGCGAGCGTGACGAGCGGGCCGCGGGGCACGACGCCGAGACCGCGCTGCGGATCGCGGCCGCGACCAGCGGGCGGGCGGTCCTGGTCTCCGGTGTGACGGTGATGCTCGCGATGGCCGGGATGTTCCTGTCCGGGCTGATGCTCTTCAAGGGCTTCGCGCTCGCCACGATCATCGTCGTGTTCATCGCGATGCTCGGCTCGGTGACGGTGCTCCCGGCGCTGCTGGCCTGGCTGGGCGACCGGATCGACGCGGGCCGGATCCCCTTCCTGAACCGGCGCGGCAAGAAGGGCGCGCACGAGAGCGGCGCGGTGGCGGGTGCGGTGCTGCGGCCCGTCCTGGCGAAGCCGAAGCTGTTCGCGTTCGGGGCGGTCGCGGTGCTGCTGGTGCTGGCCGCGCCGGCGCTGGGCATGAAGACCGAATCGCTCGGGATGGAGAAGCAGTTCGGCTCGGACGCGTCGCTGTCGGTCGCGTACAAGAAGGTCACCGAGGCCTTCCCGGGCGGCCCTGAGCCGGCGCGCGTCGTCGTCAAGGCGGACGACATCGACTCGGAGCGGATGCGGGGCGCGCTGGCGCGGTTCGACCCGTCCGATGTGACCGTGCACCGGGCGAAGAACGTCGCGGAGATCGAGGTGGTGCTTGCGGGCAACGGCAACGACAGCGCCTCCAAGGACGCGCTGGCGGATCTGCGCGACAAGCGGGTGCCGGCGGCATTCGGCGGCACGGGGGCCCAGGTGTTCGTGGGCGGCGAGCTGGCCGAGTCGGTCGACTTCAACGACCAGTTGAAGCGCGGCATCGTGCCGGTGTTCGCGTTCATCACGGCGGTGACGTTCCTGCTGATGCTGTTCTGCTTCAGGTCGTACGTCATCGCGGTGACGTCGATCCTGCTCAACCTGCTCTCGGTGGCGGCGGCCTACGGCGTGATGGTGGCGGTCTTCCAGCACGGCTGGGGGGCTTCGGCCCTCGGTACGGAGGCGGTGGGCGCGATCGAGGGCTGGATGCCGCTGTTCGTCCTGGTGGTGCTGTTCGGTCTCTCGATGGACTACCACGTCTTCGTGGTGTCGCGAATCCGCGAGGCGCGTGACCGGGGGACGGACACGCGGGCCGCGATCAACGAGGGCATCCGCCGCACGGCGGGCGCGGTGACGGGCGCGGCGGCGATCATGGTGGCGGTGTTCGCGGTCTTCGGGACGCTGTCCATGCAGGACATGCAGCAGATGGGCGTCGGCCTGGCGGCGGCGGTGCTGCTGGACGCGACGATCGTCAGGATGGTGCTGCTGCCGTCGGTGATGGCGCTGCTGGGGGAGCGGAACTGGCGGACGCCGAGGGGGCTGGGGTGGTTGCCGCGGATGGACCACGGCGAGGCGGAGGTCCCGGCGCCGGGCAACTTGAGCCCGTCCGGCGTTTGA
- a CDS encoding response regulator transcription factor — protein sequence MRVVLAEDLFLLRDGLVRMLEAFDFEILAAVESGPELTEALAELEPDVAVVDVRLPPSHTDEGLQCALAARRARPGLPVLVLSQHVEQLYARELLADGNGGVGYLLKDRVLDAEQFIDAVRRVAAGGTAMDPQVISQLLSRRAQDKPIAGLTPRELEVMELMAQGRSNAAIAGQLVVTERAVAKHTSNIFAKLGLPVSDDDNRRVLAVLAYLDRG from the coding sequence TTGCGCGTTGTCCTAGCCGAAGACCTGTTCCTGCTGCGCGACGGCCTGGTCCGCATGCTCGAGGCATTCGACTTCGAGATCCTGGCCGCCGTGGAGAGCGGGCCGGAACTCACCGAAGCGCTCGCGGAGCTGGAGCCGGACGTCGCCGTCGTCGACGTCCGGCTCCCGCCGTCCCACACGGACGAGGGCCTGCAGTGCGCGCTCGCGGCGCGGCGGGCCAGACCCGGGCTGCCGGTGCTCGTTCTCTCGCAGCACGTGGAGCAGTTGTACGCGCGTGAGCTGCTGGCCGACGGGAACGGCGGGGTCGGCTATCTGCTGAAGGACCGGGTCCTCGACGCGGAGCAGTTCATCGACGCGGTACGGCGGGTGGCGGCGGGAGGCACCGCGATGGATCCGCAGGTGATCTCCCAGCTACTGTCGCGACGGGCCCAGGACAAGCCGATCGCCGGGCTGACCCCGCGTGAGCTGGAGGTCATGGAGCTGATGGCGCAGGGCCGCTCCAATGCGGCGATCGCGGGGCAACTGGTGGTCACCGAGCGGGCGGTGGCCAAGCACACCTCGAACATCTTCGCGAAGCTGGGGCTGCCGGTGTCGGACGACGACAACCGCCGGGTGCTCGCGGTGCTGGCGTACCTGGACCGCGGCTAG